AATGATAAACAAAATGGAGAAAAAAACTCCTCTTGTATATATAAAATACTCATCAACTCAAGGTCCTTCTATAATACCTTTATATGAGGACAGGTACTCATATGAAAGTGTAAAATATCAAATCCTAGCAGCAGGAGGACTTATTGCGGCATCAATAAGCGAAGCAGATATGATACTGCTAGTAAACTCACCAGGAGAGACTATGATGGAAGCCAGCATGCAGAAGCAAAATAGTATAGGCTACGATGTTTTTAGAAACATAATAGAATTAATCGAATTTGCCGATTATGTTATAAACAACTTGAATAAGTCTGTGGTATTTGCAGACATAGCTTTTGCTAATGGTGCAGACTTAAAGCTTATAAAACTGTTAAAGGAAAAGAAACTTCTGTTTAAACTTGCAGGATATGCAGGCTGGAATACCTCTTCAAATACTTTAGGTACATGTATCGCCCAAGGAATGATAAGCTCAATCTATGGCAACAACAAAAAAAATAAGGATTTTCTTGCACTGAGATTTGTTGAAGATGCCGGATACTGTGCCTCTGTAAGAAAGGAAGTTGCAGAAAACTATGCTGCCAAGATGGGATTCAACTGGTTTGAGATAGATGGGCAAAGAGGTGAAATCTCCAATCTAGTTCGAAGGCTCTTAACAGACTTTATAAATACAAACTTAAATTATGATGGCTATAAAATTGAAATATTGGATATTTACATGCCATGGAGAAGGATGTTTGAAGTAGGACTCGAGGTAACGCTATGCAAAAAAGATTAAATGTAGTAAATCATACACATTGGGACAGAGAATGGTATGAAAGCTTTGAAACTTTTAGAGGGAAGCTAGTAGAAGGAATTCAAATAGCTTTAAAGGCACTTGATGAAAAGCAGTTTGAGTATTTTATGCTGGATGGGCAAACAGTTGTGCTTGAGGACTTAAAAGAAGTGTTGGAATATGAAATCTTTGAAAGGCTTGAAAAATACATAAGAGAAAGAAAAATAGCCATTGGACCTTGGTATGTACTTCCAGATGAATTTTTAGTAAGTGGAGAGAGTTTAATAAGAAATCTTCAGATGGGAATAGATATCTCAAAAGAATATAATACAGATGAATTTGTAGGATATCTTCCGGATACCTTTGGTCACATAGGACAGCTTCCGCAAATATTCAATAGTTTAGGAATAAATTGGTCTCTTATTTTTAGAGGCGCTAAGTCTAATAAGAGCGAAGCATATTTTATAGGAAGTGATGGAACGAAAATTAAAACATTGATTCTTCCTTTGTGGTCAGGATATTATAATCATTTTCTCACCTATGAAGATTATGAAGATAGGCTTAAAAAATATGTTGAAGATGTGGAGAAGTTTTCAAACAATGGAGAATTACTTTTATTAAATGGAGCAGATCACTTACTACCATATAATAAGCTTAAAGATAGGCTAGAAGAACTATCAGAGAGCCTATCTTTAGTTATCAAGCAAACCAGCTTGGTAGAATATACGAAGAGTTTGGATTCGTTAGAGCTTGAAGAAGAAATATTGGGTGAACAAAGGGATGAAAGCAAAGCTTATATTTTGAGCAATGTACTTTCATCAAGAACTTATCTGAAAAAGCAAAATCAAGCTTTAGAAGATGAAATAACTTTGATTTCGGAACCTATGGAACTTATAAAAAGCTTAATTAATGGAGGATATAAATATAGATCGCTTGAGCATACTTGGAAGACTCTTTTAAAGAACCATCCTCATGACAGCATCTGCGGATGCAGCATAGATGAGGTTCACAGAGAGATGGAAACAAGAAATGAAAAATTAAAGGATATGCTTAAGAGTATTGAATACTTTGCGGCTAAACATGTTATTAAGTGGGACGCTGTAAAAAACAATAAGATTTATGTATTTAATCCTCATCCGTATGAATACAAAACAGCGATTGACTGCAGTATAAATCTTCCTCCTGAAATCAAATGGTTTAAGTTGATAGATAAGTCAGGAGCCGATGTCCCTATGGTAATACATTCAAGAGAAAGAAAAAAAATTTTTAAAGCAGATGTAGACTTAGAGCCAAACTGGTATAATGTAAATGAATTCAAAGTTACTTTTTTAGGTGAATTTAATTATTTAGGTTACAAAGAATACATAATAGAAGAAGGAAATGCACCAATAAATAAAGCATATGTTGAAAATGCTATTGAAAATGAATTTATTAAGTTATGGGTAGACAGTGATGGAAACTTAAATGCTTTAAATAAAAGAACTAGCAAAGAGTATAAAGGGATAAATCAATTTATAAGTTCTATGGATTGTGGAGATGAGTATTCTTATTCACCTCCAATGAAAGACTTGCTATCTAGAACTAGAATTATCTCCATTGATTATGTGGAGAAAAATAAAATATATCAGGAGCTTAAGCTTAGCTATAGTATGCTGCAGCCAAAGGAGCTTCAAGCTGATAGAAAGTCCCCAAGCATTGATAAAGCAGAAAGTTTTATAGAAACTAGAGTAAGATTATTAAATCATTGCTCATCAGTTTATTTTGAGACTAAGGTTATAAATAATGCTAAGGATCATAGGCTTAGAGTAATATTTCCGGCAGGAAAAAAAGTTAAGGAATACTATACTGATGTAAGCTTTGATGTTGTCAAAAGAAAGCCTTTGGATACCGTCAGTTATCATGCTGACATGATGAAAGAAGTTAAGGTAAATACTTATCCTACGGACAGCTATATTACTATACCAGAGGACTTCTCGGTAATGCATCTTGGAATTCAGGAGTGTGAGATAGGGGCATATGGGTATGAAAATGATGCTTTATATTTAAATCTTTTAAGAGCAGTGGGCTGGCTATCGCAGGATGATTTTAGTACAAGAGGAGGAGGAGCAGGGCCAAAGTTTCAAACTCCAGAGGCTCAGTGCTTAGGAGAGCATGTGTTTAAATATGGATTAACCTTTGAGAACGATATTGCTTTCCAAGCTAGAGTTATGAGAATAGATCCTAAGGTTATCCAAGGAAATGAAATCAAAGATGGACTAGAGAATATTTTATTCCTTGACAATAAGAAAGTAGCAGTTTCCTCATTTTATAAAACTAAAAATGGAAGTATAGTATTAAGGTTGTATAATACTACTCATGAGGAACAGAAGGTTCAATTATGTTCCATTTGGAAAAGATGCAAATCAATAGATTTATTAGGGAGACACTTAAAGGATGAAGATAATATTTTGACACTAAAGCCCCTGCAGGTATTAACGGTTGCTTTAGAAGATAAAGATTAGGTTTAGGAGTGGTTAAATATGAGAGTATTAGCGTTTGATATTGGGGGAACTGCTGTAAAGATTGGAATTATAAATGAGAAAGGAGAAATTCTTGAAAGTGGAGAAATGCCTACTTTTTCAAATGAAGGCGGAGAAGCTCTAATGCAAAGAATTTTGAAAACTATCGGGGAATATAAAAATATAGACAGAGTAGGAATTAGTAGTGCAGGGCAGGTAGATTCAGAGGAAGGAAAGATAATTTTTGCTTCAGAAAACCTACCTGGATGGACTGGAATGGAGATAAAAAAGAGAATTGAGGAAGCTTATAGCATACCAGCAGTAGTAGAAAATGATGTTAATGCCGCAGCTATTGGAGAAGCATACTATGGTGCTGCAGCAGATGAAAAAAGCTTTTTATGTCTTGCTTATGGAACAGGTATAGGTGGCGCAATTATAGAACAAGGAAAGATATATAGAGGTGCTTTTGGTTCAGCTGGTGAGTTTGGACACATAATAACTCATGTAGGAGGAAAAGATTGTAGTTGTGGCGGAAAAGGCTGCTATGAAACTTATGCAGCTACTTCTGCTCTTATTAGAAATGTAAAAGAGGAATTAGGTATTGAGGAAGTAGATGGAAGGGAAATATTCAAACTGCTTGAGGAAGGAAATGAAAAGGTTGAAAAAATTCTTCAAACTTGGATTTTTGAAATAATGATGGGCCTCGTTAATTTTGTGCATATATTTAATCCTTCGCTAATAGTTCTTGGAGGAGGCATTATGGTACAGCCTTATATAATTAATCACATAAGAGAAAATCTTCCTAGGTATTTGATGCCTAACTATAAAGATGTGAAGATTGTTAGAGCAAAGCTTGGAAACAATGCAGGAATACTTGGAGCAGCACATATGGTGATGGAGGCTTAAAGGATGATAGAAAAAGTTAACGTTATACCGCTTATTAATACGAGTTATAATACTTTTACTAAATCAGAGAAGAAAGTTGCTGATATAGTGTTAAAAAACCCTAAAGAAGCTTTGTATACTTCAATAACTGATTTGGCAGAGCATTGTGAAGTTGGTGAAACTACAGTTTTGCGCTTTTGCAGAAAGCTTGGCTTTACTGGTTATCAAAGTTTTAAAATGACCTTAGCTCAAAGCATTCAGTCAGAAGGTGACGTTGATGACCAGCTTACTGATGAGATAACAAATGAAGATAGCTTGATTGATGTATGCAAAAAAGTGATGAATACGAATATTGCAGCTATTAATGAAACTTTTGATTTAATTAATTATGAAGCACTTGAGGTTGCCATAGATTACATGGTAAATGCTAAGAGAATAGTATTTTTCGGTGCAGGAGCTTCAGCTATAACTGCTCACGAAGCTAAAAATAAATTTATGAGAATAGTTCCATATGTTGACTTTACTTATGATTCTCATACTCAAGCAATGGTAGCCAGTCTGATGTCTGAGGATGAGGTTGCTATAGCTTTTTCCTATTCAGGAAGCACAAAGGATACTGCAGAGGTTTTAAAAACGGCTAGAAATGTTGGCGCAAAGACAATATGCATAACAAGGTTTGCAAAATCTCCTATAACTCAATATTCAGATGTTGTACTCTTGTCTGGTGCAAAGGAAGGTCCTCTTCAAGGTGGTGCTTTGTCTACTAAAATGGCTCAACTCTATCTAGTAGATATACTGTATGCTGAGTACTTCAGAAGGAATATTGAAAAATCAAGATTAAATAAGGAAAAAACAGCAGAGGCTATTTCTGATAAATTGTATTAATTAAAAAATAGGACATCAAGTGATTATTAATGCTTGATGTCCTATTTTTTAGTTCTTATTTATAACAATACTTCCATTTTCATTTTTTATATCAAATTTATTGTTAGTATTTCCAATAATAGAATTTGTGCTCTCAGAGGTATTATTTTTATTTATGCTTAAAGGAAACTCAGACTTTATGTTTCCTTGGCGTGTAAATAAATTAAAGATACCCTGTTGATCTCTGCTAAGACTTAAGGTGATATTTCCAAATTTACTTTGGAGTTTAACATCATTTTGATTAATTTTATCAGATACAAAATTGATACTTCCATTTTCGTTTTTAATATCAGCAAAACCTATAACATTTATAATTTCAATTCCTCCAAATTTACTATCAACTGTAAGAGTTCCACCAGTATTTTCTGCCTTTACCTTGCCATTGTTATCAGTGATTTTTAAGTTTCCTTTAATATTTGCTGCAGAAACATCTCCAAATTTGTTTTCAATGGTTAAAGCTTGATTAACCCCGCTAGCGCTAATCTTTCCATTGCTATTTGTTATTTTGCCAGTTCCATTAATTTCAAAGATAGTGATATCTCCGAACTTATTATCGATAATAAGATCTCCAGCCACAGACTTTACGCTAACAGCACCATTGGTATTATTAATTTTTGCATTTCCTATAAGATTTTCAACATCAATTTTACCAAATTTATTGTTTATCTCAACATTAAACTTTTCTGGCACTTTTACTTTGTATTCAATACTCTGAAGATTAGCTTTATCACTTTCAAGCTGGCCTATGTCAGAAGAAATATTAAGTGTTTTTCCTTCATTCACCTTAATGATAGTATCGGGGATAGATTTTGCATATTCATAATCGTTGTGAGAGATTTTTATAGAAGCTTCAACTTCAACTTTGTTTCCAGAGGATTTTTGAAGTTGAACACTTCCGATGTTGTTGCTTAGAATAAGGGCATCTTTTCCAGAGGCATCAATACTTAATTGCTTCTGGAATACAGAGGTATCTTTGTAAAATATATCACTGTGAGGAAAGTTAAAGGCAAGCTTGTTCCATGGAATAAATGAAGCTGTAAAGGAACCTGCACATATTAGTAGGATTAACAGTATAGATAAAACACTGAAACCATCAAATTTTAACTTGCAGCGCTCGTCAGTAAAGAGAAAACCTCCAAACAGAACTTCTACTCCTAGTAATATTAGTGCTAAGGGCCACCAACTAAGTACTTGAATGATAGAAGTTATAATGCCTAATTTGCTAAGAATAAAACCACAGCCCAAAGCTATTAATATTAAACCAAGGGTAAGGGTACCCATCCGCCATTGACGCATACTTTTCAACTCCTATTCTTTAGTGTTAATCTTGCTGCCTGAAAGCAGTTTGGAACCAACAATTATTAAGATAGCAGATACTAAGCCGGTGCGTATAAAGCTTCTAAAACTATATAAGAAACTTCTGAAGGTATTTCCTAAATTTAAATCAACAAGTAATGGG
The genomic region above belongs to Clostridium swellfunianum and contains:
- a CDS encoding LiaI-LiaF-like domain-containing protein — protein: MRQWRMGTLTLGLILIALGCGFILSKLGIITSIIQVLSWWPLALILLGVEVLFGGFLFTDERCKLKFDGFSVLSILLILLICAGSFTASFIPWNKLAFNFPHSDIFYKDTSVFQKQLSIDASGKDALILSNNIGSVQLQKSSGNKVEVEASIKISHNDYEYAKSIPDTIIKVNEGKTLNISSDIGQLESDKANLQSIEYKVKVPEKFNVEINNKFGKIDVENLIGNAKINNTNGAVSVKSVAGDLIIDNKFGDITIFEINGTGKITNSNGKISASGVNQALTIENKFGDVSAANIKGNLKITDNNGKVKAENTGGTLTVDSKFGGIEIINVIGFADIKNENGSINFVSDKINQNDVKLQSKFGNITLSLSRDQQGIFNLFTRQGNIKSEFPLSINKNNTSESTNSIIGNTNNKFDIKNENGSIVINKN
- a CDS encoding DUF4127 family protein, with amino-acid sequence MKNIIYIPLDERPCNYKFPILLGEITDNYRLITPPMNIMGDKKTPADIKALWKWLEEEAEQADGAILSLDTLIYGGIIPSRLHYLSLEECRNRIEKLREIKIKKNIPMYGFNLIMRCPRYSSSDEEPDYYEDYGKEIFRQGYIQHKIELNIASEEEKAELDEIKKILPQGILNDYVSRRKLNREVNKLAIDLVKDETLDFLCIPQDDSAPYGLTALDQQYVRGYIDEKEVNLKVYMYPGADEVGCTLLARMINKMEKKTPLVYIKYSSTQGPSIIPLYEDRYSYESVKYQILAAGGLIAASISEADMILLVNSPGETMMEASMQKQNSIGYDVFRNIIELIEFADYVINNLNKSVVFADIAFANGADLKLIKLLKEKKLLFKLAGYAGWNTSSNTLGTCIAQGMISSIYGNNKKNKDFLALRFVEDAGYCASVRKEVAENYAAKMGFNWFEIDGQRGEISNLVRRLLTDFINTNLNYDGYKIEILDIYMPWRRMFEVGLEVTLCKKD
- a CDS encoding MurR/RpiR family transcriptional regulator, coding for MIEKVNVIPLINTSYNTFTKSEKKVADIVLKNPKEALYTSITDLAEHCEVGETTVLRFCRKLGFTGYQSFKMTLAQSIQSEGDVDDQLTDEITNEDSLIDVCKKVMNTNIAAINETFDLINYEALEVAIDYMVNAKRIVFFGAGASAITAHEAKNKFMRIVPYVDFTYDSHTQAMVASLMSEDEVAIAFSYSGSTKDTAEVLKTARNVGAKTICITRFAKSPITQYSDVVLLSGAKEGPLQGGALSTKMAQLYLVDILYAEYFRRNIEKSRLNKEKTAEAISDKLY
- a CDS encoding ROK family protein, producing MRVLAFDIGGTAVKIGIINEKGEILESGEMPTFSNEGGEALMQRILKTIGEYKNIDRVGISSAGQVDSEEGKIIFASENLPGWTGMEIKKRIEEAYSIPAVVENDVNAAAIGEAYYGAAADEKSFLCLAYGTGIGGAIIEQGKIYRGAFGSAGEFGHIITHVGGKDCSCGGKGCYETYAATSALIRNVKEELGIEEVDGREIFKLLEEGNEKVEKILQTWIFEIMMGLVNFVHIFNPSLIVLGGGIMVQPYIINHIRENLPRYLMPNYKDVKIVRAKLGNNAGILGAAHMVMEA
- a CDS encoding glycoside hydrolase family 38 C-terminal domain-containing protein; this translates as MQKRLNVVNHTHWDREWYESFETFRGKLVEGIQIALKALDEKQFEYFMLDGQTVVLEDLKEVLEYEIFERLEKYIRERKIAIGPWYVLPDEFLVSGESLIRNLQMGIDISKEYNTDEFVGYLPDTFGHIGQLPQIFNSLGINWSLIFRGAKSNKSEAYFIGSDGTKIKTLILPLWSGYYNHFLTYEDYEDRLKKYVEDVEKFSNNGELLLLNGADHLLPYNKLKDRLEELSESLSLVIKQTSLVEYTKSLDSLELEEEILGEQRDESKAYILSNVLSSRTYLKKQNQALEDEITLISEPMELIKSLINGGYKYRSLEHTWKTLLKNHPHDSICGCSIDEVHREMETRNEKLKDMLKSIEYFAAKHVIKWDAVKNNKIYVFNPHPYEYKTAIDCSINLPPEIKWFKLIDKSGADVPMVIHSRERKKIFKADVDLEPNWYNVNEFKVTFLGEFNYLGYKEYIIEEGNAPINKAYVENAIENEFIKLWVDSDGNLNALNKRTSKEYKGINQFISSMDCGDEYSYSPPMKDLLSRTRIISIDYVEKNKIYQELKLSYSMLQPKELQADRKSPSIDKAESFIETRVRLLNHCSSVYFETKVINNAKDHRLRVIFPAGKKVKEYYTDVSFDVVKRKPLDTVSYHADMMKEVKVNTYPTDSYITIPEDFSVMHLGIQECEIGAYGYENDALYLNLLRAVGWLSQDDFSTRGGGAGPKFQTPEAQCLGEHVFKYGLTFENDIAFQARVMRIDPKVIQGNEIKDGLENILFLDNKKVAVSSFYKTKNGSIVLRLYNTTHEEQKVQLCSIWKRCKSIDLLGRHLKDEDNILTLKPLQVLTVALEDKD